The genomic region ACTACCCACTTGCACGACTTAGCGAAATATCTGTTTGCTTTCTCGATTTTCTGGGCGTATTTGTGGTTTTCACAGTTCTTATTGATATGGTATGCAAATATTCCTGAGGAGGCTATTTATTTTGTGCCACGATTGTTAGGTGGCTATAAGGGACTACTCATAGCGACGATTGTGCTGGGGTTCGCAGTGCCTCTGGTGGGACTCATCTCCAGTAGGGCGAAGGCTCGCCGAGGATGGGTTGCTGCTATGGCGGCGGTCATCTTAGTGGCTCATTTTCTGGACTTTTACTTGATGGTTTACCCTGCGACGGTGGGCAGTTATTGGGGGTTTGGTATGGCAGAGTTTTCAGCTCTATTGACTATCACGGGTGTATTTATGCTGGTGGTATGTAGGGCTTTCAGACGGGGAATCTGATTTTAGAAGAGAATTGAAGCGGGAGCGATCGGGGGTGGTTCCGTTACTGATCCGTTATCGATCCGTTTGGGCTTCGATAGAGGAGGATGTATTTTTCAGGATGATTTTTCGGGAGATTTGACACCTATATAGAAGGTGATTTTTGTGTTTTTTAGAGAAATTCGAGGGGGATTTAGAGAAAAAACGCTTTGGGTTCGATTTTTTAAGTTACTGAAAGTCAATAGAATTAAGTGAATTATGAAGAATTTTTTTGTGATATTCATACAAAAAAGGTTGGGGATTCATTTTTTTTTTCTACTTTTGCGCTCAGTAATTATAATTATAAATAAAGAAAATTATGTCAGACATTGCATCAAGAGTTAAAGCCATTATCGTAGATAAGTTAGGCGTAGATGAAAATGAAGTAACAGCTGAAGCAAGCTTCACAAACGATTTAGGAGCTGATTCATTAGACACCGTTGAATTGATTATGGAGTTTGAAAAAGAGTTTGATATTCAAATCCCAGATGACCAAGCAGAGAATATTGCGACTGTGGGTCAGGCAATCAAATACATCGAAGACGCTAAGCAATAATTGGCTAAAAGGTAGTAGGCTATAAGCTAAGAGATTGGCTTATAGCTTAGTACCTTTTTGATTTTTAGAAGCAAGAACCTAAATGCTAAACTGAAAACGTATATGGAAAGAAGACGTGTAGTAGTTACAGGAATAGGGGCACTTACCCCGATTGGGAATACTGCCTCGGCGTATTGGGAAGGCTTGGTGGCTGGCAAAAGTGGTGCTGCGCCTATTACCCACTTTGACGCTTCAAAGTTTAAGACTCAGTTTGCTTGTGAAGTAAAGGGCTTTAATGTTGAGGATTTTATCGACAAGAAGGAAGCGCGCAAGATGGATAAGTTCACTCAGTATGCGATGGTAACTGCCGATGAGGCGGTGCGCGATGCGAAGATTGACCTTGAGAAGGTGGATCACGACCGTGTGGGAGTTATCTGGGGATCGGGTATTGGTGGTTTGGAGACTTTCCAGAATGAGGTGATCGCCTTTGAAAGGGGTGATGGCACACCGAGGTTTAATCCGTTCTTTATCCCTAAGATGATCGCTGATATTGCCTCGGGACTTATCTCGATGAAGTATGGCTTTAGAGGTCCGAACTTCACGACTGTATCGGCGTGTGCTTCGGCTGCCAATGCGATGATTGACTCGCTCAATTACATTCGCTTTGGCTATGCGGATATGATCGTAACGGGAGGCTCGGAAGCTGCGGTAACCATTGCGGGTATTGGCGGATTCAATGCGCTGCACGCACTTTCTACTTTTAATGAAGATCCATCAAAGGCTTCACGCCCTTTCGATGCTGCCCGTGATGGGTTTGTGCTCGGTGAGGGTGCAGGAGCGATTATACTTGAAGAATATGAGCA from Capnocytophaga haemolytica harbors:
- the fabF gene encoding beta-ketoacyl-ACP synthase II, which produces MERRRVVVTGIGALTPIGNTASAYWEGLVAGKSGAAPITHFDASKFKTQFACEVKGFNVEDFIDKKEARKMDKFTQYAMVTADEAVRDAKIDLEKVDHDRVGVIWGSGIGGLETFQNEVIAFERGDGTPRFNPFFIPKMIADIASGLISMKYGFRGPNFTTVSACASAANAMIDSLNYIRFGYADMIVTGGSEAAVTIAGIGGFNALHALSTFNEDPSKASRPFDAARDGFVLGEGAGAIILEEYEHAVARGATIYCELAGGGLSADAYHMTAPHPEGLGAKNVMLNCIKDAGVGIDEVDAINMHGTSTPLGDLAETKAVLEVFGEHAYDININSTKSMTGHLLGAAGAIEAVASILAIKHGIVPPTINFEHPDEKIDQRLNFTFNKAQKRDVKVAMSNTFGFGGHNACLLFKKTV
- a CDS encoding acyl carrier protein, whose amino-acid sequence is MSDIASRVKAIIVDKLGVDENEVTAEASFTNDLGADSLDTVELIMEFEKEFDIQIPDDQAENIATVGQAIKYIEDAKQ